CAGAACCCCACAATCACAAACTAAAATGAAGTGgaagaaggaaaaaaagaaggcgaatcaactaaaaaaaatagaggTGGAAAGAAAAGTAAAAAGTCACTGCAGTGAATTACTACAACAAACCTGTGAAGAATCATTCAACCCATCAATTTCTGCAAGCATCTAgacataaataaatcaaattaggCAATCACATGATTGATACAaactataaatataataaaaactaaaatttcatgtcattgACTGTTATGTGTCTCTATTGCACCAATATGAAAAGTTCAAACCCGAAGGATTATTTTGCTATAATTTTTTGTAGGATTTGTTGTTATCTTATCATCTATTTAAGTTTCAATAAATAGGATCATTCTTAGAGTgaacttttatttatattagGGTATGATTTTCTCTATTTGACTCATTGCGTTCTATTATAAACAGAGTGTGAttctattaataaaattatcaggaaaattataCACAATATTGTGCCATGAGATATAAGATTCTCTCCCAACGAGCCTTTAAAACTAAGAGATCGCGAGGTTATCTCAAAAAGAGCCTCAAAACTTTATCCAAAATACATTGATCATCTGATATTATGATCCAAACCTGGGACCATTGCTATTAGAGCCAATTGTTACGGAGGATTTTCACACCTTGCAGCAACAATTTGAAGCATTTATCCAGATGTACAAGGAAGATGGGCTGCAAACAAGCGTCAGCAGCAATAACTCCATGCCCAGCTGGAAGCATTATCCTTGACTATCTCTGCAACCAGAACTGAAGCAGCAGGGGGTAAGGACAAAGGCAGAAGTACTAAGGAGCTGCGTGGCTGCGAAACCACAGATGGCAGCACATTGTCACTGTCCATTGCTGCGGCTAGACCAAGTGCACAGGCAAACAAGGATGATTGAAGCTATACAAAAGGTACGGATGACCAAAAAAACAGAGAGCTGAATATTCGGAATGGGATTTTCCAAAGCACAGAGGGATGTCCGATCCACTAGGAGGGCTAAACCGATGCCAACAATTCTTTTGGCATCAATGAACACCAGAAAAAGAAAAGAGTGGATTGGCTTCTTTTTTTATCTTGAGACCAATGTCTTACTCGGTTTTTTAAAGCTGGAAAAAGATAGTCCATGGTTACAGCATGAGGAATTTAAGAACCACCTCCACCTATGCCTAACCTTTGAAATACTCCAACAGCAACAATCATTCGTGAAGAGATCCAAGTACCTACTTGCGTGGACTGAGGTTGCCTACACTTTTCACGTGGTTGAGGACAGCCATGATCTCCAAGGAGGGAGTAATATCAAGAGCCCATTACACCAATATGGAAAGTTCAAGCGCCAAAGGAGTATTTGTTGTTATCTTatcctttatttaatttttaaataaataggaTCATTTCTCAGTTagagttatattttatttatgttaatataATATGATTATCTTTATTTGAATCATTGTACTCTATTATAAATAGAGTGTTActctattaataaaattatcagTAAAATTATTCACAATTGTCACGAGATCTCAGGTTCTCTTCCAACGAGACTTTAAAACTAAGAGATCGCGAGGTTCTCTCAAAACGAGCCTCGAGACCCTTtcaaaatacattgatcgtcCCATAACAGGATCCAAACCTGAGACCATAACaggttggtatcagagccagtcgTCATTGGGGGGGATTCCAAGCACTATAACAATATGCACTATAACAACAATTTGAAGCTTTTGTAAAGCTGCATCAAGTATTCTAAAGAGTTATTACCGAGGTATTCTCAATCAGCGAAGCCTCACTCGAGGGCCCCATAAAGGGCCTCCCCCTAGCTGCATGGCAGCCAATGGAAAAAGGCAGCAAGATCTTGATCAATTGGAGGAGATATCAAAATGTCTGTCAACCATATGATTGGAAGAAGATCGGGGGCAAAGACAACAGCAATCAACGGGGCGCACCGACCAACATTTTGAATGACATCGCAACAGCGAGGACGACTTATCAAGAGTACCTCAAAATTTGAAGCTAGATTTTCCCCGGTACAATAGCCAATCAGACTTGATGAGATATCTTAGTCAATGTGAAAATTTTTTTCGACACCAACACGGACCGGAGAAAGACAAGGAAGTGTTGACCTCTTTCCACTTTAAGTGCGACGGTGAGCCCTGGTTCCTCAAATGGTAACGAGATTGTCCAAAGTTAAAGTGGGAAGAATTTAAGAATTACCGCATTTGCGCTTAATCCTTGAGATACTCCTACACGATTGTTCTTGAAGTGGTGGAGAATTTTTCAGAATAGAAAGAGAGCAGCAACAATTTGAAGATCCCGGAATCTCTCTTTTTCTTGCTTGTAACGATTTCCAAGGGGAGACAGATGTAATGGGCAAGAATTAAGGACAAACTGCTAAAATCAAGGATGAAATGGTGGAAGATTCAGAAATAAGGAATTAGTTAGaaggatttttttctttttttaatattgCATGCATTCTAGCCATGGATAGGGGAATTACGGCATATTTCTTGTAGGGAAATTAATTGTCTTCCTTGTATTTAAATAACTATTGTTGCAAGGAATAAGAATATCCAGAATTCTAAATCAAATAGTAAATGTGAGATCGGTCTCAAAACGAGCCTTGAAACCCTATCCAAAATACATTGATCATTCCATAACATGACCTAAACCTGGGACCATGACAAACTGATGTTAGTCTTGGTCTCATTAGGACATTTTCTTCTTACGTTAGGTCTGGGAATTCCAATTATGTTCCAAAAGGATTGTTATTATCCTTACCTGAGAAACAACTCTGTCCATAACACCCCCAGAATCTCCAGAAGCACCTCGGGCTGGGGCAAGAGAGTCTAGTTCGTCAAAAAATATAACACAAGGGCGAGCTGTTCTGGCCTAAAAAAATAAGGTCGAATTCAACAAAACAGTTCTTAATTTGAACCTGAATATTTTGTGTAGTTAAGGTGCACCTGAGGATAGAAAAAGAGCACTTTCTACCTTCTGAAAAATGTCTCGGATGTTTTTCTCTGACTCTCCAATGTACATGTTTATCAATTCAGGTCCTTTCACACTCAGAAAGTTCAAGGAACATTCTGTGGCAACAGCTTTTGCCAGTAATGTCTGAAAATAGCACCAGAAAAAATTATAGTACCGGATTCTAATCTAAGAATTTATAAGTCTATCAGATACATCATGATGGAAAAAATTGGGGATGTTCAAAGCAGAACCTACCTTTCCAGTCCCTGGAGGACCATAAAGAAGAACCCCTGATCGTTTACGCAAACCAGACGAAAATAAATCCTTATGAAGAAGAGGAAGCTGGCAATATAAATCCAAAACACTAAGTATCAAAACAAGCTAAAGGATCGAGTAAAAGGAAGTCCAAAACATGCTCGGCCGGAGAGTAAGTTTTCATGAAGAGTCAATGTGATGGTCATTTTACTAGTCAATAATGGTCATTCATCTGAAAATAAGGAATGGGAAGTAAATTTGCCACCCTTACCAGTTGAAAGCAGACAGTCTCAATTTTAGTAAGATAGAATTTTATTGAATAgtcaagaaatatcttttggaTCAACTACCTTACAAAACAGGACATAACCTCTATATATTCTTAGAAGTCAAAGACTCAAAATGATGTACATGTTTCCAGTGACTGTTTTTTACCTGAACGGTGTCCAGAATTGATTTTTTAACGTCCTCAAGTCCACCAACATCTTCCCATTTGATGTTCGGTACCTATAGTAGGATCATCAAAGATAACTAGGATTATTCCACATGGAAAATGGAAGAGTGTCTCAAAGAATAAATTATATCTCTTTGAAACAAATGAATTGCAGACAAAGGTAAGACCTAAGAGAGCTCCAATTTTCAACAGAGAAGCTCATTTTTTGTGGTGAAGTTGTTATCAAAAGCATATCACCCGCGATCTAGAAATACAATATCTGAACTATCAAAAGTTCTCATTAAGACCTTGTCTGGTTCACCTTTGGAGTACCGAGAGCTGATGCATTTCTTCTTTTGGATTGTTCCAAAGCTTTGGTTAAGTTGTCTTTCCCAAGCCCTAAATGTGCAGCACTTATCTTTTTGTCATCTTCAATCAAATTGGACTCAGATGTTCTCTCTTCCAACCCAGAGTCTGCCATCCCCACCTCAGATATTAAATTTGCACCTGCATCTGCAATTAGAGCTCGCAAATCTCTGGGCATGAAACCAGACGTCTGTCCAACTATATCTTTTATCATCTTCTCGACAGAGATCTGCAGTATGAAATGATGCAAACAATAAAAATCAAAACCTCAAAACAAAAGGTTGTTACACAGCAACAAAAGCATTGAAATGACATCGCTCTTATTCAAGTATCTACTTCTAGTggctaaattattaaattcggCTAGATAAGTACAACAAGCACCTTCAGCATAATAGTACAAAAAACATACTCAGGGTAAGTAAAATGTTAAGATCACTTTAATCATTTTATAAGACCATTGCAGAGAGAATAAAGGCAAGCAAAATGGTATCGACTAAAATCATCAGGGTATGCGTAGACGTCACTGCAAAAACCAGgggagaaaaataaaataacatacaTCTGGATTCGACTGGAAAACACTCTGAAGGGACTGAGACAGCAATTGCAACCTTTGTTTTTCACTGAGAGCTCCCATTTTTATTTCATGACTGAAACAGCGCCTAATAGTTGGAGGAAGACCTTCTGAACTATCTGCAGCAGCTATCAAGATTACTGGATGACAGTTTATCGTTTCATCAATTTTTAAATGCTGGACAAAAGAAACAAGAGAATGTTATAATCATTTCTTCCATAGTCATTAGCTACATGCTGCATATGAAAGGTTTGCATTTCCATCCTGAGGTatttatccaaaaaaataaGATCAAGCAACCGATAATATTTCAGAATGTAACTCAAAACACAAATGCATTGAGTTGGAGTTCAAAAATGGATATAAAGCGATGAAGGTTTCTAATGAACAAAATAAGTTGGCTAAATCTGCTCTGAAGGAGGctctagaaaaaaaatttcagcattttACACTTGATCTTTTGCTTAATATATGCCCTACAATGCGAGTGTAACAGAAAGCATCAGAACTTTTAGTTCTGAATACTGTTTATAGTAACTGTTGcttctttattttatataagaTATATTGGTTGAAAAGGGGgaaatcaaaataaacaaagaaGCTATCATCGACCATGACATCAAATCTGATTAGAAGCAATTAATACTTGTGCGGTAGAGAAAAAGGCTATTGCACATAAGAGAGAAAATAAAGTGATATACACTCGATAACTAGCAAGCTTACAGAATCATCAGGTGAGTTTTCTTCAAAGTAGCCATATTCATCCTCGTTAAATGGCTCTGTAAACTGCTTAATAACAGATGCAACTTCTGAGTTAACACCAACTTGCTCATGAGATGACACATCTTGAGAGGTCGGTTTGCTGAAAACCTCAAAATGTCGAAGAAGAAGAATGGTTGGACGATATCTACAATAGTAATAGCATGTAAAAAATACGAGGAATTTGAATAGAAGAAAACAGAAATATCACCAGCTCAGAAGAGATAAGAACGGACGCATACAGAGCAAGGATTTAGCCAATGCCCCATTTCACCAAAACCCCATGCAAGAAAATGAAAACAGAAAGGAACTATAGCTTAACGTTCAACACCATAACAGTATCAGAATACCTGCTGGCTACATCGAAGGCTTCAGCCAGAGCAACTGATGTTTTGTTTTCAGAAGATGTCATGAAATTATGACAACTATATTCCACCACATGCAAACCCAGTTGATGAGCAACGTATCTGATCACAGTCCTTTTCCCACAACCTGCAATTAGCTTCGGGATCAGCACAAGATAGCAAATTCAGATGTTACTTCACAAATTAATTTATTCTGAGGGACTATGATAAGTACAAGGACATTTTCAAACAACCAGAGCTAAAAGTTAATAACAGACCAGGAAGACCATGCAATAGGATAGCAATCCTGAATTTTGATAAAAGTCGCGATGGACACAATGTCGGTGCAAGTATGGAGGCTAAAGTCTGCACTGTATCCTCTTGTAAAGGTGAAAAACCTTTTGTTTGTGAAATTAAAGGATCTGGAGGAACAGCAGAAGAGACGGCCCCTCCTAGAACAAGAGCAGTTCGAGTACGATTGACTCTCAGAACAGGTTCCTCTAATGGTTCCATAGCTACAACCTGAAAACCGGTAAAATATCTAATA
This window of the Primulina huaijiensis isolate GDHJ02 chromosome 3, ASM1229523v2, whole genome shotgun sequence genome carries:
- the LOC140973345 gene encoding peroxisomal ATPase PEX6 isoform X2, translated to MVESRRRKPLVLASTEALVNSLLNPSKHIDEEAAGSHRIAPYPLAAGLQVTAGILRLSKDATVDLPTLDDSSLVGLSASLLKRLSITSGSLIRIKNSDANISRIGQAVALDPPNADENLSGNGSLCSQSTRTMVIFPSYSYPRIQSATLDPGVAFLSPTLAFNLNLHHSCLKSIVQQGMETLSSLVDVKRDGEEIGKVHESFITIGLEPWVQLPKYASHLRASFVKIPKCGTLESLKTSSSVEAIDRQELIDVALNAYFSVDRFLSRGDLFTICARWSCKSELCISCNQKMLNGGDDLIYFKVVAMEPLEEPVLRVNRTRTALVLGGAVSSAVPPDPLISQTKGFSPLQEDTVQTLASILAPTLCPSRLLSKFRIAILLHGLPGCGKRTVIRYVAHQLGLHVVEYSCHNFMTSSENKTSVALAEAFDVASSKPTSQDVSSHEQVGVNSEVASVIKQFTEPFNEDEYGYFEENSPDDSHLKIDETINCHPVILIAAADSSEGLPPTIRRCFSHEIKMGALSEKQRLQLLSQSLQSVFQSNPDISVEKMIKDIVGQTSGFMPRDLRALIADAGANLISEVGMADSGLEERTSESNLIEDDKKISAAHLGLGKDNLTKALEQSKRRNASALGTPKVPNIKWEDVGGLEDVKKSILDTVQLPLLHKDLFSSGLRKRSGVLLYGPPGTGKTLLAKAVATECSLNFLSVKGPELINMYIGESEKNIRDIFQKARTARPCVIFFDELDSLAPARGASGDSGGVMDRVVSQMLAEIDGLNDSSQDLFIIGASNRPDLIDPALLRPGRFDKLLYVGVNSEASYRERVLKALTRKFKLHEHVSLYEIAQKCPPNFTGADMYALCADAWFRAAKNKALSADSKSSLDDLSDSIVVEYEDFIEVLRELSPSLSMAELKKYELLRDQFQGPSRMN
- the LOC140973345 gene encoding peroxisomal ATPase PEX6 isoform X1; the protein is MVESRRRKPLVLASTEALVNSLLNPSKHIDEEAAGSHRIAPYPLAAGLQVTAGILRLSKDATVDLPTLDDSSLVGLSASLLKRLSITSGSLIRIKNSDANISRIGQAVALDPPNADENLSGNGSLCSQSTRTMVIFPSYSYPRIQSATLDPGVAFLSPTLAFNLNLHHSCLKSIVQQGMETLSSLVDVKRDGEEIGKVHESFITIGLEPWVQLPKYASHLRASFVKIPKCGTLESLKTSSSVEAIDRQELIDVALNAYFSVDRFLSRGDLFTICARWSCKSELCISCNQKMLNGGDDLIYFKVVAMEPLEEPVLRVNRTRTALVLGGAVSSAVPPDPLISQTKGFSPLQEDTVQTLASILAPTLCPSRLLSKFRIAILLHGLPGCGKRTVIRYVAHQLGLHVVEYSCHNFMTSSENKTSVALAEAFDVASRYRPTILLLRHFEVFSKPTSQDVSSHEQVGVNSEVASVIKQFTEPFNEDEYGYFEENSPDDSHLKIDETINCHPVILIAAADSSEGLPPTIRRCFSHEIKMGALSEKQRLQLLSQSLQSVFQSNPDISVEKMIKDIVGQTSGFMPRDLRALIADAGANLISEVGMADSGLEERTSESNLIEDDKKISAAHLGLGKDNLTKALEQSKRRNASALGTPKVPNIKWEDVGGLEDVKKSILDTVQLPLLHKDLFSSGLRKRSGVLLYGPPGTGKTLLAKAVATECSLNFLSVKGPELINMYIGESEKNIRDIFQKARTARPCVIFFDELDSLAPARGASGDSGGVMDRVVSQMLAEIDGLNDSSQDLFIIGASNRPDLIDPALLRPGRFDKLLYVGVNSEASYRERVLKALTRKFKLHEHVSLYEIAQKCPPNFTGADMYALCADAWFRAAKNKALSADSKSSLDDLSDSIVVEYEDFIEVLRELSPSLSMAELKKYELLRDQFQGPSRMN